In the Caldalkalibacillus uzonensis genome, TGTGAATCGGGAGGAAGATATCAGCTCCTTGATGCAGGCCGGTTGTGCTGCCATTTTTACCGACTGGCCTGAAAGAGCCCGCAACATCCGCCAAACGTTGTCCCACTCTTAACTGGAAAATGCATGCTTTCAGCGCCATGATTGTTTCGACATTTCCCGGGAAAAACATCTCCTTTTCGTCCCTTTTACAGTTTCACAGATTACACAGACAACATATTGACAAAAATAGGGACTAGAAATGTAATGCAGGAGGTTCACATGAAAGCTATCGTCTATGATTTTTCTATCCCTAAATATGTGGCTGCGAAAGGATTGGGTAGATACATACCCTCTCTCTATTACGGAAAACCATCAGCCTTGAAACTGAAGGAAGTGGACACCCCCACCCTGCCCGGCCCACGGTGGATCAAAGTGAAGCCCATCCTGTCCGGCATTTGCGGCACTGACATGGGCGCTATTTTTTACAAATCTTCACCCTCTTTGACACCCTTTACATCGTTTCCGTCCATTCTGGGCCATGAGGTGGTTGGGATTGTCACCGCAACCGGTCCTGCAGTGACCCGTGTCAAACCAGGAGACCGTATCGCTATTGATCCCTTTATCTCCTGTGCAGTGCGGGGGATTGCCGAACCGTGTCCCGCCTGTCAAGCAGGGTTGCACTGTTTATGCCGCCATAGCGGCAGTTCTAATGGGCTCTCCCCAGGCATGATTATGGGCTTTTGCCGGGATTTGCCCGGCGCCTGGGCTGAAGCGTTTGTCGCTCATGAATCAATGGCCATCTCCGTGCCGGATGATCTGCCTGACCGGCTGGCTGTCCTGATTGAGCCACTTAGTGTGGGATTGCATGCTGTCCTACGCCGTCCACCGCAGGCAGGGGAACGGGTGCTGGTCATTGGGGGTGGCATGATGGCCTTTGCCGTGATCGCTGCCTTGCACCTCTTAGACATCCCATGCCAGATAACCCATTATTGCCGCAGAACTTTCCAAAAAAAAATGTCCCGCCAACTGGGGACAGACAAAGTTGTACAAAACAAAAAAGAGCTGGAAGAAGACCTGCTCACGATCCCGTCAACCGGCAAATATCAGCCCCTGATCGGGCCCAGTGTCTATACAGGCGGCTATGATGTGGTCTATGATTGTGTCGGTACCCGCCAAACATTGCATGACGCCGTTCATGTGGCCCGCGATCGGGGACAAATTGTCCTGGTTGGGGCAGCAGGAAAAATTCCTCCTCTAGATTGGACGTTTGTCTGGGCCAAGGAACTCTCTATCCACGGTTCACTGGGATATGGGAAAGAAAAGTGGCAGGGAGAAGAGCTGTCCACTCATGACCTGTTGATTCGTTTGCTGCTTCAGCATCCCGGCTATCCGCTGGAGGATCTCGTCACGCATGAATTCCCGCTGGAAGAGTATCAAGAGGCCATAAAAGCCAATGCAGACCGGGGGTCTTATCAATCGATTAAAACGGTGTTTAGGATCTAGGCTGGCACATTGTTCAAAACCGGTCACAACCCCGATCCATCAACCATCACTTGCGAGGGAAAGACTATCTTGCCCATGGGAACCCTTTTCTTGGCCCCGGTTGCTGAGGGAAGGTTATTGGCGTTGCCACACAGCAACTCATAACCCAAAACTGCAAACACAATTGCCTCCTTCGCATCACTGGGAAAGCCAAGCTTTTCAAACGGAAGAACATTAATTTTCAGCTTTTCACTGAGCATTCCAACAAGGGCTCTATTATGCCTTCCTCCACCACTAATATATATTTCATCCGTTTTCATTTTAGGATGTACAAACTGTTCAAGATTGGCTGTAATACCAGAGACCGTATAAGCTGTTATGGTGGCTACGATGTCTACATCTGATAATCCTCTCCGCTTTCCTTGTTCATACAATTTCCGGGCATAAGCAGTGTGATAGTATTCCCTTCCGGTACTTTTGGGAGGGGATTTTAACAGATAGGAATCTTGGGCGATGATGTCAGACAGCCACTTTTCATCAACATGTCCCTGCAAAGCGATTTGTCCGTCTAGATCAAAAGATTGCTGACCCTGCGTCGACAAATAAACCATTTGATCAATCAGTACATTGCCTGGGCCCGTATCAAAAGCGATAACATGTTCAGGTGCGGCGGCGGCCGGTATGCAAGTCACATTGCTGATTCCGCCAACATTTAACAACACCCGTCCATTCCTGTTATGTCTAAACAAAACGTAATCCACATAGGGCACCAATGGTGCCCCCTGCCCCCCTGCCGCCATATCATGCGGACGAAAATCGCCTATGGTCAGACATCCTGTTTCTTCAGCAATAACCGCCAATTCTCCTATTTGTAATGTAGCCCTGTTCCCGGGGGCATGATAAATGGTTTGCCCGTGAGAGCAAACCAGGTCAATATCATCCTGTCTCATTCCTGCTTGACGAATGGCGTGCAAGGCCGCTTGGGCCAACTTGTGACCCAACCAGACATTCATGGTGCAAATCCGGTCGACGGAAGACATTCCTGGCTGGCATAATCCTAACAGTTCCTCCCTCTCCCTTGGTGTGAAGGGTAAAGTCCAAAAATGAAGGAGGCGGACCTTAAGATCCTGATTAACCCCTTCAATTTCAACTACCGCAGCATCTATCCCATCCAAAGAAGTTCCGGACATCAAACCCACAACCCGTTTAACCTGTTTGTCCCTCACGCTCTGCAGCCACTTAATCACCCTTCTTCACCCTACCGTTCCAATTATCTTTGTGGCCCCTTTAGCATTGGCCAGCTTCAAGATAGATTTACATAATTGTTCCGAGGGAGGAAGATGAGGGAGCATTTCTTTCAATATGATTAATCCACCTGAGGTCGGTGAGAAAGCTTTGGCTGGTGACTTCATCTTATCACATCCTTTTGGTTTCACGGCTTACGGAGAAAACAATGTATTGGATGGAAGCGTGATGGGTAATCTGCCGCTGACACTTTCCAGCCCCAATAATGCTTGTGCTGTTAGCTTTAAGGCAGTTTCCGTGTACTCATAAGTGGCTATGTACACATCCACATCAGGCAGATAAGCCTGATCATAAGGGCTTTTCATCGCTACAACAATCATCTTTTTATTTAATTTCTTCAATTTTTGTATCAGCTTGGCCTGATCCGGTGATTGAGCCACGGAAAGGGTTCCTGCAATAAGTATCTCAAACCGATTTGCTCTTTGAATCAATTGATTAATTTTTTCTTCCGCCAAAGGATAGGCCACTTGCTCTATCTCTGCAGTGGGCACAAGCTGATGAAACTCATCAGCAAATACCCTGCAATCGTAGCGTTTATCTTCTACCAAGGTCTGGATATCTTGTTCCGGGTACAAGATTAACATCTTAGCCGAGGGATCTAATGGCAGCTGTTCTTGTCCTTTAACAATGGTAATGCCTTGGCGGTATACATCCATGGCTAACCTGCGATGCTCAGCACACCCCACAACAACGGACACATCAACAGGGGAAAAGGAGTCGTCTATACTCTGTTCCCACCTTAAATATTGCTCTTTTAACCGCTTAATCCGCCGGATAGACGCCCGAATCCTTTCTGCATCTATCTCCCCGTTATGAAGCGCCATGCGCAGCCGTTCCATTGCCTGCAATTGCAAAGCATAAGAATGAGAGATCATAATCAGATCAACTCCCGCTTGGAGTGCTAATAGCGAGCCTTCAACCGTTCCTACCGTATCGGCGATCGCTTTCATTTCCATACAATCAGTCGTTATCACACCATCAAAGTTTAGTTGTTGACGTAACAGCCCAGTAATAATCTCTTTAGAGAGAGTGGCCGGACACCCTTTTTCTTCCGCCAGTGCTGAAAAATATATATG is a window encoding:
- a CDS encoding zinc-dependent alcohol dehydrogenase; protein product: MKAIVYDFSIPKYVAAKGLGRYIPSLYYGKPSALKLKEVDTPTLPGPRWIKVKPILSGICGTDMGAIFYKSSPSLTPFTSFPSILGHEVVGIVTATGPAVTRVKPGDRIAIDPFISCAVRGIAEPCPACQAGLHCLCRHSGSSNGLSPGMIMGFCRDLPGAWAEAFVAHESMAISVPDDLPDRLAVLIEPLSVGLHAVLRRPPQAGERVLVIGGGMMAFAVIAALHLLDIPCQITHYCRRTFQKKMSRQLGTDKVVQNKKELEEDLLTIPSTGKYQPLIGPSVYTGGYDVVYDCVGTRQTLHDAVHVARDRGQIVLVGAAGKIPPLDWTFVWAKELSIHGSLGYGKEKWQGEELSTHDLLIRLLLQHPGYPLEDLVTHEFPLEEYQEAIKANADRGSYQSIKTVFRI
- a CDS encoding anhydro-N-acetylmuramic acid kinase; this encodes MIKWLQSVRDKQVKRVVGLMSGTSLDGIDAAVVEIEGVNQDLKVRLLHFWTLPFTPREREELLGLCQPGMSSVDRICTMNVWLGHKLAQAALHAIRQAGMRQDDIDLVCSHGQTIYHAPGNRATLQIGELAVIAEETGCLTIGDFRPHDMAAGGQGAPLVPYVDYVLFRHNRNGRVLLNVGGISNVTCIPAAAAPEHVIAFDTGPGNVLIDQMVYLSTQGQQSFDLDGQIALQGHVDEKWLSDIIAQDSYLLKSPPKSTGREYYHTAYARKLYEQGKRRGLSDVDIVATITAYTVSGITANLEQFVHPKMKTDEIYISGGGRHNRALVGMLSEKLKINVLPFEKLGFPSDAKEAIVFAVLGYELLCGNANNLPSATGAKKRVPMGKIVFPSQVMVDGSGL
- the nagZ gene encoding beta-N-acetylhexosaminidase: MKDLLNQTGELFVCGFAGKEVTEEVKTLIHQHRVGGFILFSRNLGTPVEIKRLTTALQREAQSAGYEYPLLICTDQENGIVRRLGEGATLFPGAMLLGATQNPDNAFKVGLATGKELQALGINWNLAPTVDVNNNPLNPVIGVRSYGENPDQVSQFALQAMQGMQAAGVMTTLKHFPGHGDTQVDSHLECPVIEYPLERLEAVELKPFQTCITAGADTVMTAHIYFSALAEEKGCPATLSKEIITGLLRQQLNFDGVITTDCMEMKAIADTVGTVEGSLLALQAGVDLIMISHSYALQLQAMERLRMALHNGEIDAERIRASIRRIKRLKEQYLRWEQSIDDSFSPVDVSVVVGCAEHRRLAMDVYRQGITIVKGQEQLPLDPSAKMLILYPEQDIQTLVEDKRYDCRVFADEFHQLVPTAEIEQVAYPLAEEKINQLIQRANRFEILIAGTLSVAQSPDQAKLIQKLKKLNKKMIVVAMKSPYDQAYLPDVDVYIATYEYTETALKLTAQALLGLESVSGRLPITLPSNTLFSP